A stretch of DNA from bacterium:
AAACAATGTCATGCGCCTTACTCAAGAACGTGACGATTTGCGGAAGTGATTTCTCCAACTGGTCAAGGCCGGTCATTCCTCTTACCGCGTGGGTGTGAACGACCATCTGGGTAACAACATCTCTCAGTTCATCCTGGCTCAGTCGCGTTACCATTCGAATCACCTCCTGCTAACGAAAAATATACTACAAGGCCGTACGTCCGTAAAGGGGATAATAGCCAAGTAGGCGGCGCCTACCCCTTAAGACGGAAAGGTGCTGAGTGGTGCGGGTATCCGTAATCGAGCCGCAAGCCAAGACACCCGGAGAGGCGGTGGCAGACGGTGCCGCCGCTCCCCTACCCGTCGGACGCCTGCGGGCGCGGCGCGAAGAACAGCAGGTATGCGATCTCGAGAAGTCCCGCGGTATTGACGGCGAGCAGCACGACATACCACGCAAGCTGGTCTGCGCGGGCGGCCCGCCACAGGGCGAAGCCCTTCCAGACCAGCGACCAGAGAATCAGGGCCGTAAGCAGCCACGGGTGCATGTGCAGCGCGGTAAGCGGAAAACCCGGCAGGCCAATCCCACGAAGCATCGCGATCTTCCGTCCTTTCCGACGAGGCGCTTGCTGTGCTGCCGCCGAACACAGTCGCCCGGCCGTGAGCGCGCGCCGTCGTAGATCCTCATCCTATCTTAGAGCATCGAGAAATCGATGGCCGCCGTCCTCATTCTGATCGCCGCCTGCCTCTACGGGATCTCGCCGATTCTGGCGAAGGTCGCCTACGGCTACGGGATCACGCCGCTCGTACTCATGACGTGGCGCGTGAGCATCGCGGCCGGGCTGTTTTGGACCGCGGCGTTCGCGTTTCGGCGGGTCGCGGCGGTCGAGCGCCGGATGCTCGGCACGCTCGTGGCGCTCGGGACGACGTTCGTCCCGATTCAAGTCTACTCGTACTTCTACGCGCTCTCGCTGCTGCCGGCGTCGACCGCGTCGGTGATCGTCAACACGTCGCCGGTGCACGTCGCGTGGATGGAGCGCCTCGCGCTCGGCGAGCAACTCGCCGGTTCGGACCTCGCCATCCTGGGCGTGATCGTGGCCGGCGCGATCCTCGTCGGCGGCGCGACTCCGCACGTCGTCCATCCCGTCGGTTTTGCCGTGCTCGGCGTGGCGACGCTCGCCTCGGCCTTCTATCTCGTCATGCAGCGCCGCGTGGTGCGCGACGTGCCGCCGCTGATGATCCTGGCGGTCATCCAGCTGAGCTCGGCGGGCGTCTACTGGGCCGCGGTCGCGGTCACCCGACAGGCGGTGCTGCCGGTACCCGCTGCCGCGCTCGCCGCGATCGTCGGGTCGGCCTTCGCGGCGTCGGTCGCCTCGTTTCTCGTGCTGCTCGCGCTGCGGACGCTCGCCGCGACCCGCACGGCGATGCTCGGCATGCTCGAACCGGTGGTGACAGTCGTGCTGAGTGTCGCACTGCTGGCGGACACGATGACCTGGTTGCGCCTGGCCGGAATCGTCACCGTACTGGCCGGCATCACCACTTTCTACTGGCGCCTGCGGCAGGTTCCCGCCCCGGTTTTCGCTCGGGATCGGTCTGAGCCGGGAGATTCTGGGGCATTATGATGGCAAAATCTCGCCTGAAGTTTGAGAAGCATTCAGGCGCGACTCCGGGGGCAGATGGCGCCGGCGTGAGCCATTTTCTCAATCGGACCATCGTATACGGGGCCACCCGCTGGGGGACGCTTGTCGCGGCCGTGGTGCTCACGGCGCTGGCCGTGGCCGCGGAGCCGGCGCCGTTCCCCCTTCTGCTCGGGCTCTTTGCGCTCGCCAGCCTCGCGGCGGAATCTGGGAACCTCACCCTGCCCTACTCCGGCTCGGTCTCGTTCGGGACGGTCGCCACGCTACCGGCGATTGTATTCCTCGGCGGCGGCTACGCGGCCCTCTGCGGTGCCGCTGGTCAGCTGCTGATTCACCTGCGGCACCGGCGGCCTCTCGCGACTCTCATTTTCAACGGGAGCCAGCGCGCCGTCTCGATCGTCCTCGCAAGCGTCGCCTGGTTCTGGATCGCAACGGGCCGCGCCGCGTTTACGAACGCGGGCGCCGCATTTGCGCCGGAGCGCGTCATCCCGGCCGCGCTGGGGTGCGTGACGGTATACGCGCTCGCGACCCACGTGCTCGTGAGCTTCTACTCCGCAACGCGGCGCAAGGTGGCGGTCTGGACGGTGCTTGTCGGCAACGCGCCGACCCGCCTCGCCGCGACGGCCGCGCTTGGCTCAGTCGGCTTATTCGTCGCCATAATCGCGCGCGCGCTCCCGATCGCGCCCGACAATCTTCAGTACGTCCTGCTCCTGCCCGCGATCGCGGGCGTGACATTTCTCATCTACGACGGACGTCGCGAAACGAACCGGCAGCTCTTCCACCTCTACTCGGCCGTCACCGATCTCGTCCAAGCGATCGACCTCGATCAACTGCTGCAGCGGCTCGCGGGACAGCTCGATCGCATCGCCACTCCGGCCGGCCTATGGGTGGCGCTGCGCGATGGGCACAACCGCTTCGAGGTGGCCGTGTCGCGCGGCCTCGAAGCTCCGGTGGCGCAGCGCCTCGCCGACACGGTGATGCGCGACCTGTGGGGTCCCCGCCCCGACATCTCGGTGCGCCTCACGCGCATCGCCGACTACGCCCGCAACGCGCCGGAAGCGCTCGCGGTGTCCGGCGAGCCGCTGCGCAGCGTGATGCTCGCGCCGCTGGCGGCCGGGCCGGATCTCATCGGCGTCGTCGGGATGGTGCACCCGATCGCAGACTATTTCATCCCGGCGGAAGAGCGCGCAGTCGCAATGCTGGCCGCGGAGACCGCGTTCGTCGTCAACTATCTGCGGCTGTACCGCGAGTCTCAGCAGAACCTCGCGCGCGCGGAGGGACTGCAGACACGCAACGCCGAGCTGCTGCGTGATTCCCAGCGCCGTGCCCATCAACTCGTGCTGCTCAACCGGGCGTTCATGCGGGTCGCGGCGTCGCTCGCGGCGGACGAGGTGTTCTCCGCGCTCGTCGACGAGCTCCACTCCTCGCTCGGCTACCCGCGGGTCTCGCTGCGCCTGCTCGAGGGCGAGACCCTGCGCCTCGCCGCCGAGCGCGGCTACGCCGGAGCGGCCGAGCGCGTCCCCATCAGCCGCGGGATCACCGGCCGCGTCGCGCGCACCGGGCAGCCGGCGCTGGTTCTCGACGTCCGCCGGGATCCGGACTACGTGGCCTCCCACCCTATGGTTACGCAACTGGCGGGCGCGCCGATCACCCGGCGGGGCGCCGTCGCCGGGGTGATCACGATCGAGAGCGTGGAGCCCGTGCTGGCGTCCGCGGACCTCGAGCTGCTGACGACGCTGGCCGGCTACGCGACGCTCGCGATCGAGAACGCCCGGAACTACGAGGAGGCCCGGACGCTCGCGACGACCGACGGCCTGACCGGGCTGCCGAACCGCCGCATGCTGTGGGCGGCGTTCGAGCGCGAACTGGCCCGGTCGAGCCGGTACGACACCCCGCTCTCCGCGATCATGGTGGAGGTCGATCGCTTCAAGCTCTACAACGACACGCACGGCCATCTGCGCGGGGACGCGGCGCTGCAGGACGTGGCCCGGCTGCTCGTCCGGGAGCACCGCGCGAACATCGACGTCGTGGCGCGCTACGGCGGGGACGAGTTCGTGACGCTGCTGCCGCAGACCGGGAAGGCCGAGGCGGCGGCCGTGGCGGAGCGGATCCGCCGGGTCATCGGCGGCGCCGGCGTGGGAGGCCCGGCGGGAGGCGCCGCGCCCGGGACCCCTGCGCTCGTGACCGTCAGCCTCGGTGTAGCGACCTTTCCCGAAGACGGACGAACGATCGAAGCCCTGCTGCGGGCGGCGGACCGGTCGATGTACGAGGTGAAGGCCGCCGGCGGGGACGCCGTGGCCGTCGCGCCGGGTCGCGGCCGGTCCCGACCGTTGGCCGCTAGCGGCCCTCCCGCATCATCGCCAGCGACTGATTGACGCTCGTATCAAGCGGCACCACCGCGTCCACATGGGTCAGCAGTAGAATCCGGCGGATCAGGGACTTCTCCGGCATCGCCACACGGAACTTGAGATGCCGCATCTTCAGGCGCTCGGCGAGCTCGAGGATTAGCTGCACGCCGCGGCTGTCGAGGTAGGTCACGCCGCTCAGGTCGAGGATCAGGCCGGGCGCGGTGTTCGAGACCATCCCGAAGATTTGCGTGCGGACCTCGGCCGCGTTCGCAAGGTCGATCTCCCCGTCCAGCGCGGCGACGGGAATGCCCGCGTCCTCGATCATACGGACTTCCGCGGCAGTCGTCATACTCGAACCCCTCCCGGCTGGGCAACCCGTTTGCGCATCCGCACCTCGGTGCCGGCGGACGTCGCCTCGACTTCGACTTCTCCCATCAGCGCCTCTATCAGCTTCAGCCCGTGACCGCGGTACCGGCCGCGCGACGACCGCCACCGCCCGATGTCCCGGACGGTGGCCGTGAGCACGTTGCCGGCGAGCGAGACTTGGCATTCGAAGAGGCCGTCGGTCGGGCCGTACGCGTGCTCGATCGAGTTGGCGCAGGCCTCGTTGATCGCCGTCATGGCGTCGTAGGCCTCTTCCGCCGCGAGGTCGACCGATTTGAACCAGCGCCGCAGCGTCTGTCGCATCTGGGCCAGCGACGCGGGGACCGCGGGCAGCCGGATCTCGAGCCGCCCGGGGCTGAGCGGCGCGAGGCGCAGCGCGACGAGCGCGATGTCGTCCTCCGCCGTCCGGCCTTCGAGGGCCGCCGCGACCACCCGGTCGACCAGGTCGTCGACCGGAATCCCGTGGTCGCGGCGCAGCACCTCGGTGACGCGCTCGAACCCTTCGTCGATGCTCCGGCCGCGCACTTCGAGCAGGCCGTCCGTATAGACCATGACGGTCGACCGGGGCGGCAGGATGGCCCGTTGCTCCGTGTACGCGACCCCGCGCACGCCGAGGGGCGGGGCGCCCCCGTCGAGGCTGGTCACCCCGCCCGGCCCGACGACCAGCGGCGGCAGGTGCCCGAGGTTCAGATACCGTGCCTCCCGGCTCTCCGGGTCGATCACCAGGTAGACGAGCGTCGCCATCGTGCGGTCGTCGACGAGCCGGGTGAGACGTTCGGCGATCAGCGCCGGCGGGTTGCCCTCGAGGGCGTACGCGCGCAGGGCGTTGCGCAGTTGCCCCATCACGGCCGCCGCCCACACCCCTCGTCCCGCGACGTCGCCGATCACGAGACCGATGTGGCCGTTCGGAAGCGTCATGACGTCATACCAGTCGCCGCCGACAGCCTCGTGGTTGCCGGGCAGGTACCGCGCCGAGAGCGTGAGCCCCGGGATCTCCGGCAGGCGCTCCGGCAGCAGGCTGCGCTGCAACGTCTCGGCGGTGCCGCGGGCCCGCTCGTAGAGGAGCGTGTTCTCAAGCGCCACCGCCACCTGCAGCGCGAGCGCCTCGATCTGGACGCGTACCTCCGGCGAGAACGCGTGTCCCGCCCGCCGCGCGAGGACCATCGCGCCGAGCGGCTGTCCGAGCCGTCCGCGGACCCGCAGCGCGAAGAACGACGACCAGGGTCCGTCGCCGTTCACGGCCGCCTCGGCGAGCGGTTCAAAGGTCGCGTTCGGAAGATCGGCCGGGTTGCGCTCCGCGGCCCAGACGGCCGCGAAGATGCCGGCGATGTCTTCCCGCGGCACGCGGAGCCCGACCGCCTCGGGCGCGACCGCGACGGCCCAGCGCGCGGGATCGTTCGGTACCGCCGGACCGCCGTCGCCTCGGTAGAATCCGGCCGCCGCGACCGCGGCGCCGGCGAGACGGCAGGCCGCGTCGACGACGGACCGCAGCACCTCGTCGGCGCCGCGCGCGGCGTGAATCGCGGTGGCCACGTCGGTCAGCGCGCGCAGCTGCTGGACGGTCTGCCGAAGTTCGGTGGTGCGTTCGTGGACGGTTTCTTCGAGGCGCCCCGCGTGGCGCGCCAGCGCCTGCTGCTGGTCGGCGATCTGCCGCCGCAGCTGCCGCACCTGCACGGCGCGGCCGAGCGACGCGGTGAAGTACTCCCGATCGATCGGTTTCTGCACGTAGTCGTAGGCGCCGGCCCGCAGCGATCGGATCGCGAGGTCGTGCTCGCCGTGGCCGGTGATCAGGAGAACCGGCGTGTCGGGCCGCACCGCCCGGATGTGGGACAGCAGCGCGAGCCCGTCCATGCCCGGCATCTTGATATCGCTGACGATCGCGTCGTAGTCGACGGCGCCGATCTGTGCGAGCGCCGGGGCGGCCGAGGAGCACGTTTCCACGGCCACCCCGGGCATGCGCAGGCAAATCGTCTCGGGCAGCGCTTCGAGCAGCGCCGGATCGTCGTCGACGACGAGCACGCGGGGCCGCATCATGTGGCGGCGGCCTCGGGCACGGCCGTTTCCAGCAGCGGGAGCTGCAGGAGGAACGCCGCGCCGGGCTCGGTCCGGCGCACGAGGGCGATCGAACCTCCGTGGTCCTTCAAAATGCCGTATGTGATCGCGAGGCCGAGGCCGGTCCCCTTCCCCACGACCTTCGTGGTGAAGAACGGGTCGAAGATGCGTCGCTCGAGGCCGGCCGGGATGCCGGGTCCCGTGTCCCGCACCAGCACCTCGGCCCATCCCGGGCGCACGCTGCTGCGGATCTCGATCCGCCGCGGGCCGGGTACGCCGGCCGCATCCGGCACGACGTCCGCCAGTGCGTCGCGGGCGTTGGTGAGCAGGTTGATGAAGACCTGCTCGAGCTGGATCGGGCTGGCGGCGACCGTCGGATCCTCCGGCGCGAGGTCCAACACCACGTCGATGTCGCGCAGGCGCAGCTGTTCCTGCATCAGCGAGAGCGAGTGCCGCACCACGTCGTTGATCGCCACCGGCTCGCGACTGACCGGGGCGGTCCGTCCGAACGTCCGGAGGTGCGAGATGATCTCTGTCGCCTTGCGGACCTGGGCGGTCGCCTTGTCGAGGTCGCGCGTGATGCGCTCAAGGTCCACGTCCCGCGAGATGCCGACGATGCGGATCTGGTCGATCACGTTGCCGATGAACAGGCCGATGTTGTTGAGGGGGTTGTTGAGCTCGTGGGCGACGCCGGTGGTGAGCTCGCCGAGCGTGGCGAGCTTGCCGGCCTGCACGAGCTGCTCCTGCTTGTCGCGCAGATCCTGCTCGCGGCGCTGCATCTCCATCGTCATCTCGTGCAGGTCGCCCATGATGTGGATCATGGCGCTCCGTGCCTGGCCGAGCCGGAGGTTGGAACGGTGCGAGTCCTGGAGGATGTGCAGCAGCGCGCGCCGCGAGTTGTCGAGGCGCTCGGTCTGCTGGGCGAGGCGGCGGCGGTCCTGCTCGTAGTCGACCAGAATGTGCAGCATCGCTTTGCGCTGGTCGCCGAGCCGGCGGTTCACGTCGTGGAGGTCGGCCATGATGTGCAGCATCGCACGGCGCTGCTCGTCGCGCTGGCGCAGGCGCCCTTCCAGGTCGGCGATCCGTTCGAGGAGGCGCGCGTGCTCCGCCGCGGATAGCGCCGGCGGCGTCCCGTCCGGCGGAGGACCTCCGGCCGCTCCTGGGCCTGCGGTGCGGGCCAAAGATGCCCCTCCTGCCTGCCAGGAGGCTTTGCCGTTGCCCCCCGGGACGGCGGGCGCGGCCGATTGTGGCGCTGCCGGGCGGGCGTCCACCCCTACTGCTGCGTCTCGCCCCGCAGCCGCTCCACTTCGCTCTGCCACCGCTCCACCTCTTTTTCGAGCGCGATCATCTTGATCTCGCGGCCGACGACGACCTCTTCGAACTTCTCGAGCTCGAGGATCTTCTCTTGGAGCTCGAGCTTCGACTTTTCGAGGTCGCGGACAACGCGCTCATAGGCGCGCATGTCACGAAGGATGCCGATCACGCCGATCGCTTTGCCGTCCGAGTCGCGGAGCGCGGACGCGTTGAGGCTCGTCGGGATGACTTCGCCGGTGGCGGCACGCGGGTTGAGGCGGACGTTCCGCGTCACGCCGCGCTCGACGACCTCGCGGACCGCCGCGAGGAACTCGCGCGTTTCCTGAGGGGAGATGAACCGGGAGAGCGACTGCTCGATCACCTCGTCTCGGCGGAAGCCGAGCACTTCGGACACCGCGTCGTTGGTGTGCAGGATCTTGCCTTCGAGGTCGGAGACGAACACCGGGTCCGGGGCGTTCTTGATCAGGCTTTCCGCGTAGGCGC
This window harbors:
- a CDS encoding DUF5652 family protein, with protein sequence MLRGIGLPGFPLTALHMHPWLLTALILWSLVWKGFALWRAARADQLAWYVVLLAVNTAGLLEIAYLLFFAPRPQASDG
- a CDS encoding DMT family transporter; translated protein: MAAVLILIAACLYGISPILAKVAYGYGITPLVLMTWRVSIAAGLFWTAAFAFRRVAAVERRMLGTLVALGTTFVPIQVYSYFYALSLLPASTASVIVNTSPVHVAWMERLALGEQLAGSDLAILGVIVAGAILVGGATPHVVHPVGFAVLGVATLASAFYLVMQRRVVRDVPPLMILAVIQLSSAGVYWAAVAVTRQAVLPVPAAALAAIVGSAFAASVASFLVLLALRTLAATRTAMLGMLEPVVTVVLSVALLADTMTWLRLAGIVTVLAGITTFYWRLRQVPAPVFARDRSEPGDSGAL
- a CDS encoding diguanylate cyclase is translated as MSHFLNRTIVYGATRWGTLVAAVVLTALAVAAEPAPFPLLLGLFALASLAAESGNLTLPYSGSVSFGTVATLPAIVFLGGGYAALCGAAGQLLIHLRHRRPLATLIFNGSQRAVSIVLASVAWFWIATGRAAFTNAGAAFAPERVIPAALGCVTVYALATHVLVSFYSATRRKVAVWTVLVGNAPTRLAATAALGSVGLFVAIIARALPIAPDNLQYVLLLPAIAGVTFLIYDGRRETNRQLFHLYSAVTDLVQAIDLDQLLQRLAGQLDRIATPAGLWVALRDGHNRFEVAVSRGLEAPVAQRLADTVMRDLWGPRPDISVRLTRIADYARNAPEALAVSGEPLRSVMLAPLAAGPDLIGVVGMVHPIADYFIPAEERAVAMLAAETAFVVNYLRLYRESQQNLARAEGLQTRNAELLRDSQRRAHQLVLLNRAFMRVAASLAADEVFSALVDELHSSLGYPRVSLRLLEGETLRLAAERGYAGAAERVPISRGITGRVARTGQPALVLDVRRDPDYVASHPMVTQLAGAPITRRGAVAGVITIESVEPVLASADLELLTTLAGYATLAIENARNYEEARTLATTDGLTGLPNRRMLWAAFERELARSSRYDTPLSAIMVEVDRFKLYNDTHGHLRGDAALQDVARLLVREHRANIDVVARYGGDEFVTLLPQTGKAEAAAVAERIRRVIGGAGVGGPAGGAAPGTPALVTVSLGVATFPEDGRTIEALLRAADRSMYEVKAAGGDAVAVAPGRGRSRPLAASGPPASSPATD
- a CDS encoding STAS domain-containing protein; amino-acid sequence: MTTAAEVRMIEDAGIPVAALDGEIDLANAAEVRTQIFGMVSNTAPGLILDLSGVTYLDSRGVQLILELAERLKMRHLKFRVAMPEKSLIRRILLLTHVDAVVPLDTSVNQSLAMMREGR
- a CDS encoding SpoIIE family protein phosphatase — its product is MMRPRVLVVDDDPALLEALPETICLRMPGVAVETCSSAAPALAQIGAVDYDAIVSDIKMPGMDGLALLSHIRAVRPDTPVLLITGHGEHDLAIRSLRAGAYDYVQKPIDREYFTASLGRAVQVRQLRRQIADQQQALARHAGRLEETVHERTTELRQTVQQLRALTDVATAIHAARGADEVLRSVVDAACRLAGAAVAAAGFYRGDGGPAVPNDPARWAVAVAPEAVGLRVPREDIAGIFAAVWAAERNPADLPNATFEPLAEAAVNGDGPWSSFFALRVRGRLGQPLGAMVLARRAGHAFSPEVRVQIEALALQVAVALENTLLYERARGTAETLQRSLLPERLPEIPGLTLSARYLPGNHEAVGGDWYDVMTLPNGHIGLVIGDVAGRGVWAAAVMGQLRNALRAYALEGNPPALIAERLTRLVDDRTMATLVYLVIDPESREARYLNLGHLPPLVVGPGGVTSLDGGAPPLGVRGVAYTEQRAILPPRSTVMVYTDGLLEVRGRSIDEGFERVTEVLRRDHGIPVDDLVDRVVAAALEGRTAEDDIALVALRLAPLSPGRLEIRLPAVPASLAQMRQTLRRWFKSVDLAAEEAYDAMTAINEACANSIEHAYGPTDGLFECQVSLAGNVLTATVRDIGRWRSSRGRYRGHGLKLIEALMGEVEVEATSAGTEVRMRKRVAQPGGVRV
- a CDS encoding ATP-binding protein — translated: MARTAGPGAAGGPPPDGTPPALSAAEHARLLERIADLEGRLRQRDEQRRAMLHIMADLHDVNRRLGDQRKAMLHILVDYEQDRRRLAQQTERLDNSRRALLHILQDSHRSNLRLGQARSAMIHIMGDLHEMTMEMQRREQDLRDKQEQLVQAGKLATLGELTTGVAHELNNPLNNIGLFIGNVIDQIRIVGISRDVDLERITRDLDKATAQVRKATEIISHLRTFGRTAPVSREPVAINDVVRHSLSLMQEQLRLRDIDVVLDLAPEDPTVAASPIQLEQVFINLLTNARDALADVVPDAAGVPGPRRIEIRSSVRPGWAEVLVRDTGPGIPAGLERRIFDPFFTTKVVGKGTGLGLAITYGILKDHGGSIALVRRTEPGAAFLLQLPLLETAVPEAAAT
- a CDS encoding PAS domain-containing protein; this encodes AYAESLIKNAPDPVFVSDLEGKILHTNDAVSEVLGFRRDEVIEQSLSRFISPQETREFLAAVREVVERGVTRNVRLNPRAATGEVIPTSLNASALRDSDGKAIGVIGILRDMRAYERVVRDLEKSKLELQEKILELEKFEEVVVGREIKMIALEKEVERWQSEVERLRGETQQ